From Deinococcus yavapaiensis KR-236:
CATCGGTAGCTACCGTGGCCTGCGCCACCGCCGTGGTTTGCCCGTGCGCGGTCAGCGTACGAAGACCAACGCTCGTACCCGCAAAGGCCCCCGTAAGACCGTGGCCGGCAAGAAGAAGGCGGCGAGGAAGTAATGGCGAAAGGCAAAGGCAAGCAACGCGTCACGCGTCGCCGCAACGTCGGCGCGGGCCGCGCGTACATCCACGCGTCGTACAACAACACGATCGTCACCATCACCGACGTCGACGGCAACTCCATCGCTTGGTCGAGCGGGGGCACGATCGGTTACAAGGGCAGCAAGAAAGGAACGCCGTACGCGGCGCAACTTGCTGCAGCCGACGCCGTGAAAAAAGCCCAGAGCGTGGGTATGAACACGGTGGACGTCATCGTCCGTGGCACTGGATCCGGGCGTGAGCAAGCCATCCGCGCCATTCAAGCGAGCGGCATCGACGTGAAGTCAATCATGGACGACACGCCCGTGCCTCACAACGGCTGCCGCCCCGCCAAGAAGCATAGGGCGTGAGGTAACACATGGGTCGTTTTACTGGTTCGATCACCAAGCAAAGCCGTCGCGAAGGCATCAACCTCGCCGAGACGGAAAAGGTTCAAAAGTACCTCGATCGTCGTCCCTACGCTCCTGGCCAGCACGGTCAGCGTCGCGGCAAGGGCCGTCCGAGCGACTACCTCGTGCGTCTGCGTGAAAAGCAGAAGCTCGCGCGTCTGTACGGCGTCGCCGAGAAGCAGTTCCGCAACCTCTTCGAGGAAGCGGCCAATGTTCCCGGCGTAACGGGCACCGTGTTCTTGCAGTTGCTGGAACGCCGCCTCGATAACGTCGTCTTCCGCCTCGGCATCGCGAGTACGCGCCGTCAAGCGCGCCAATTCGTCGCGCACGGTCACATTTTTGTGAACGGCAAAGCGGTCGACATCGCGAGCTACCGCGTCAAGATCGGCGACGAGATCAGCGTGAAGCCTGGCAGCCGTTCCATGGGCTTCGTACTCGAAAACATGGAGGCGACGAAGCGTCGTCGTGTCAGCCCGTGGCTCACCTTCAACCCGGAGACGTTCTCGGGCACGTTCGTGCGCCTTCCGGCCCGTGAAGATCTGGCCCTGCCGATCAACGAAAACTTCATCATCGAGTTCTACTCGCGCTAAGAGGTGAGCGTTGGACACCAAGCGACCGCAACTCAAGGCCCGCGTCGATGGGAACTACGGCGAGTTTACGCTGGAACCTCTCAAGCGTGGCTACGGCGTAACGATCGGGAATCCGCTTCGCCGTATCCTTTTGTCCTCGATTCCTGGGACCGCCGTCACGAGCGTGTACATCGAGGACGTGCTGCACGAGTTCTCCACTATTCCCGGCGTGCGCGAGGACGTGATTCAGATCATCCTGAATCTCAAAGAACTCGTCGTGAAATTCCACGCGGCGGGGCCTAAAACGCTCACCCTGCGCGCTCAAGGCGAAGGTGTGGTGCGTGCGCGCGATTTCGAGGTGCCTTCCGACGCTGAAATCGTCAATCCTGATCTGGTGATCGCCAACCTCGCCGAGGACGGCAAACTGGTGATGGAAGTGCGAGTCGAGCAGGGCGAAGGCTACGTACCGGCCGACAAGCACGCCACGAAAGACCGCATCAACTCGATTCCCGTCGACGCCGTGTACACGCCGGTGCGCCGGGTGGCGTATCACGTCGAGAACACACGCGTTGGACAGCAAACCGATTTGGATCGTCTGATTCTACGAATTTGGACGGATGGCTCGGTCGATCCGCAAGAAGCGCTCGACAGCGCCGTGGATATTCTGCGCGACGAGTTGAGCGTGTTCGGCAACGTGGAAGTGCTCGCCCCGGCCGAACGTCTGCCCGAGCCGGTCGTGCAAGAGCCCGCGCCGGTTCTGAATACGACGATCACGACCGATCCTGGGTACGCACCGACGAGCGAGCCTCCCAAGGTAACGCTCGAAGGGTTGGGACTCACGACGCGCGTGCTGCACTCCCTCAAGGAGGAAGGCATCGATTCCGTCGACGCTCTGTGCGCGTTGTCGGACCGTGATCTGAAGAAGGTGCCAGGCATCGGGGAACGTTCCCTTGATGAAATAAAAGCGCAACTCTCGCAGTTCGGGCTGAGCTTGCGTGATTGAGGCGAGGCCTCGAAGAGAAGGAGATTGAATCATGCGTCACGGCAGAGCCGGTCGCAAACTCGGTCGGACCAGCAGTGGTCGCGTCGCGCTCGCGCGCGCACAAGCGACTGCCCTGCTGCGCGAGGGTCGTATTCAGACGACCCTCGCCAAGGCCAAGGAATTGCGCCCTTACGTAGAAAAGATCATCACGACCGCCAAGGAAGACAGCCTGCACAACCGCCGCAACATCCTGCGTGATATTCAGGACGTGGATGTGGTGCGCAAGCTCTTCACGGAGATCGCTCCGAAGTACGCCGAGCGTCCCGGCGGTTACACCCGTATTCTCAAGGTCGGCGTGCGTCGTGGTGACGCCGCCCCTGTCGCCCTGATCGAACTCGTCTGAGGTTCAAATGACAGAGAGCCCCACCTCGTTTCGAGGTGGGGCTCTCTGTCATTTGAACTTATTGGACGACGCCGAGGTGCTTGTCGATCAACTTCTCGAATGACCGCTTGGGTTGAGCGCCGACAACGCCTTCGACGGGTTGACCGTCCTTGAACAGAATCAGCGTCGGAATGCTCATCACACGAAACTGCATGGCCGTCGCCTGGTTGTCGTCAACGTTGACCTTCGCGACTTTGACTTTACCGTCGTACTGGCCTGCCAGTTCTTCCACGACCGGGGCGATCATGCGGCACGGTCCGCACCAAGGAGCCCAGAAGTCAACGAGCGTGAGGCCTTCGGCAATTTCCTGCTTGAAGTTCGCGTCGGTCAGTTCGATCGGTTTCATGATCCCTATTATGCAAAGTAAAGCGTGTGTGGACTGCCACTCGCCTACAATCTGGAGGTGCGAGCGACATGGCGAGAAGGCCTGAAGTTGTTCAACGAGGGACGCTACTGGGAAGCCCACGAAGCGTGGGAAGCCCCGTGGCGGCAAGCCGAGGGGCGAGAGCGTGCCTTGCTGCAAGCGCTGATCCTCTTGGCCGCCGCCATGCACAAGCGACTGGCACACGGAAGCTTGACTGGCCGTAACTATTACAAGGCGCTGAAATACGTGGAGCAGTTCGCCGAACCCTTCGAGGGTGTGGACGTACGACGGGTGGCGAACGACGTGAGACGGGCGCTGGATGACACTTCGTTCAAGCCTTGCATCGTCGAAGTTTGATTGCCTCGCCCTGGTTCTCCGGGTATCCTGGAACGACCCTTACTCATGAGGGACGATCGACGCAAGTTAAAAATCGGCATTTAAGGATTTGATTGCAGGGTGAGGAGTCAGATGGAACGCGTTGCTTTATTCATTGATGGCGCAAACGTATACGCGGCCGCCAAACGGCTTGGCTGGAATTTCGATCATCGTAAGATCTTGGAACACTTCGCGAGTTTCGGGAAGCTGTACAACGCGTTTTATTACACGGCCGTACCTTACCCGATGGACGACAAGCAAAAGCGTTTCATCGACGCCTTGACTTATATGGGGTACACGGTACGAACGAAGCCGCTTCGCGAGCTCACCGACGAGACCGGCGAGACGCATCGCCGCGCCAACCTCGATATCGAACTCGTGACGGACTTGCTGGCGACGTCCGATCTGTACGACACGGCCATTTTGCTGACGGGCGACGGAGACTTCGAGCGTCCCGTGGAAGTGCTGCGTTACAAAGGCAAGCGAGTCATCGTCGCGAGCATTCCCGAAATGACGAGCTACGAACTGCGCAACGTCGCCGACGAATACGTGGATCTCAAGGACATTCGCGCGTCCGTCGAGCGCCCCGGCTACCGTTTGCCGTCCGAGCTGCGAGGCTCGGAAAGCCGGCCGTTCTACGTGACTGGAAGCTCGGCCTCCGAGGACGGCGACGACGACCGCTTGGAGCGCTAGCATGACCGCCATGAACGTCGAACCCTTACCGATCGCCCTCGACGCAATGGGCGGCGACTCGGGCGCGTCGCCGAACGTGGAGGGCGCGGTCGCCGCCGCTCGCGTCGGTGTGCGTGTCCTGCTCGTGGGTGATCCCGTGCGTCTGCACGCCGAGCTCGGCAAGCATGCTGCCGCCGACTTGCCGCTCGAAGTCGTACCTGCCGTCGACGTCATCGGCATGGACGAGCACGCGTCGGACGTGCGGTCGCGAACGGAAGCGAGCATCAACGTGGCGACCCGTCTCGTGAAGGATGGCAAGGCCTGCGCCGTGGTCAGCATGGGGCACAGCGGCGCGACGATGGCCTCCGCGCTGCTCACGCTGGGCCGCCTCAAGGGCGTGGACCGTCCGGCGATCCTGGCGCACGTTCCGACGCAAAAGGGATTCGCGGCGCTCCTCGACGTCGGCGCAAACGCCGACGTGAAGCCGCAATACCTCGCGCAGTGGGCGCGCCTGGCGTCGGTGTATTTGGGCGTCGTGGAAGGGCGTGATAAGCCCAGCGTGGGTCTGCTTTCGATCGGAGAGGAGCCGCACAAAGGCAGCCAACTCGTCCTCGAAGCGCACGCGCTGCTCAAGGAGGCGAGCGGGCTCAACTTCTACGGCAACGTGGAAGGCAAGGATATCCTCAAGGGCACGACGGACATCGTCGTCACGGACGGCTTCACCGGGAACGTCGTGCTGAAGCTCGCGGAAGGCGAAGCGAAGGTCATCTTCGGCTGGGTGCGCGACGCCCTCACGAGTAGCGCGACCGCCAAGATCGGCGCCCTCCTCGTGCGCCGAGGCCTGCGGTCCGTCGCCGACAAGCTCGACCCCAGCACGTACGGCGCGCAACCTCTCTTGGGTGTGCGCGGCCTCGCCTTCATTGGGCACGGGAGTGCCGACGCCAAGGCGGTCAAGAACGCCCTCTTGCGGGCGGCTCGCGCCCGTGACGCGGACTTGCTCGGCCGGTTGTCAGACGCCTTGGGGTAGCATCGACGTTCGATGAACACGGTTCTCTCGACCCTCAATCGCCCCGACACTTGGTTCGAGCTGCTCGTCGCCGTCCTGTTGGTCATCGGCGCATGGCGCCTCGGCTCGAATTTGCTGGACCTGATCACGGCACGCTTGCCAGAGAGGACGCGCCGCGCCGCCGTGTTGGTGTGGACGGCCGCTGCCGCGTTCGTGCTGTGCGCGGTCGCGGCGAACATCTTGGAGGCGCCGCTCGCTTGGCTCGCCGAACCGGGCGCGCTCATCGGCGCGTACTTCCGGGAGACCATCGGCCGCGTCTTGGCAATCGTGGTCCTCGCGTCCGTCGCGTGGAGTCTCGTGAGCGCCGCGTCGGCGCGCATCGTGCCTGCCGACGAGTTCACGCGCCGCTCGGTGCGCGTGCAAACTCTCAAAGGCGTCGTCGAGAGCACCTTGCGTGTCGTGATTGTCGTCGCCGCGCTCGTCACGGTGATGCAAAACGTTGGGCTCAACGCGACGACGCTGCTCGCCGGGGTGTCGGTGCTCGGCCTCGCCGTGAGCTTCGGCGCGCAAAGCCTCATCAAGGACGTCATCACCGGCTTCTTCATCCTGCTCGAAGATCAGTACGGCGTGGGTGACGTCGTCACGATCAATAACGGGCCGCTCACGGGCGTCGTGGAACGCCTCAACTTGCGCGTGACGATGCTGCGCGCCCTCGACGGCACGCTGCACGTCGTGCCGAACGGCCAGATCTCTACGGTAAGCGTCATGAGTAAAGACTGGTCGCGGTTTGTGGCGGCCGTGGGCTTGCCGCCCACGGCGGACGTGGACGTCGCCTTGTCGGTTCTGACGAACGTTTCGCACGACCTTTACCGAGATGAAGCTTGGACTCCCAAGTTCCTGGAGGAGCCCACGGTCGAGGGAGTGACGAGCATCTCGAAGGACGGCTTCGAGGTGCGGGCCCTGTTCAAGGTGCTGCCCAAAGAGCAGTGGGCGGTCGGACGAGAATTCAACCGCCGCATGAAGCACGCCTTGGACGAGGCAGGGCTGGGCG
This genomic window contains:
- the trxA gene encoding thioredoxin gives rise to the protein MKPIELTDANFKQEIAEGLTLVDFWAPWCGPCRMIAPVVEELAGQYDGKVKVAKVNVDDNQATAMQFRVMSIPTLILFKDGQPVEGVVGAQPKRSFEKLIDKHLGVVQ
- the rpsD gene encoding 30S ribosomal protein S4, with translation MGRFTGSITKQSRREGINLAETEKVQKYLDRRPYAPGQHGQRRGKGRPSDYLVRLREKQKLARLYGVAEKQFRNLFEEAANVPGVTGTVFLQLLERRLDNVVFRLGIASTRRQARQFVAHGHIFVNGKAVDIASYRVKIGDEISVKPGSRSMGFVLENMEATKRRRVSPWLTFNPETFSGTFVRLPAREDLALPINENFIIEFYSR
- a CDS encoding mechanosensitive ion channel family protein; the protein is MNTVLSTLNRPDTWFELLVAVLLVIGAWRLGSNLLDLITARLPERTRRAAVLVWTAAAAFVLCAVAANILEAPLAWLAEPGALIGAYFRETIGRVLAIVVLASVAWSLVSAASARIVPADEFTRRSVRVQTLKGVVESTLRVVIVVAALVTVMQNVGLNATTLLAGVSVLGLAVSFGAQSLIKDVITGFFILLEDQYGVGDVVTINNGPLTGVVERLNLRVTMLRALDGTLHVVPNGQISTVSVMSKDWSRFVAAVGLPPTADVDVALSVLTNVSHDLYRDEAWTPKFLEEPTVEGVTSISKDGFEVRALFKVLPKEQWAVGREFNRRMKHALDEAGLGGLRPQLMVLRREDGADPDEKGPRGDGRQLPES
- the rplQ gene encoding 50S ribosomal protein L17, translated to MRHGRAGRKLGRTSSGRVALARAQATALLREGRIQTTLAKAKELRPYVEKIITTAKEDSLHNRRNILRDIQDVDVVRKLFTEIAPKYAERPGGYTRILKVGVRRGDAAPVALIELV
- a CDS encoding DUF309 domain-containing protein, giving the protein MRATWREGLKLFNEGRYWEAHEAWEAPWRQAEGRERALLQALILLAAAMHKRLAHGSLTGRNYYKALKYVEQFAEPFEGVDVRRVANDVRRALDDTSFKPCIVEV
- the plsX gene encoding phosphate acyltransferase PlsX encodes the protein MTAMNVEPLPIALDAMGGDSGASPNVEGAVAAARVGVRVLLVGDPVRLHAELGKHAAADLPLEVVPAVDVIGMDEHASDVRSRTEASINVATRLVKDGKACAVVSMGHSGATMASALLTLGRLKGVDRPAILAHVPTQKGFAALLDVGANADVKPQYLAQWARLASVYLGVVEGRDKPSVGLLSIGEEPHKGSQLVLEAHALLKEASGLNFYGNVEGKDILKGTTDIVVTDGFTGNVVLKLAEGEAKVIFGWVRDALTSSATAKIGALLVRRGLRSVADKLDPSTYGAQPLLGVRGLAFIGHGSADAKAVKNALLRAARARDADLLGRLSDALG
- a CDS encoding NYN domain-containing protein, with product MERVALFIDGANVYAAAKRLGWNFDHRKILEHFASFGKLYNAFYYTAVPYPMDDKQKRFIDALTYMGYTVRTKPLRELTDETGETHRRANLDIELVTDLLATSDLYDTAILLTGDGDFERPVEVLRYKGKRVIVASIPEMTSYELRNVADEYVDLKDIRASVERPGYRLPSELRGSESRPFYVTGSSASEDGDDDRLER
- a CDS encoding DNA-directed RNA polymerase subunit alpha, which gives rise to MDTKRPQLKARVDGNYGEFTLEPLKRGYGVTIGNPLRRILLSSIPGTAVTSVYIEDVLHEFSTIPGVREDVIQIILNLKELVVKFHAAGPKTLTLRAQGEGVVRARDFEVPSDAEIVNPDLVIANLAEDGKLVMEVRVEQGEGYVPADKHATKDRINSIPVDAVYTPVRRVAYHVENTRVGQQTDLDRLILRIWTDGSVDPQEALDSAVDILRDELSVFGNVEVLAPAERLPEPVVQEPAPVLNTTITTDPGYAPTSEPPKVTLEGLGLTTRVLHSLKEEGIDSVDALCALSDRDLKKVPGIGERSLDEIKAQLSQFGLSLRD
- the rpsK gene encoding 30S ribosomal protein S11, whose translation is MAKGKGKQRVTRRRNVGAGRAYIHASYNNTIVTITDVDGNSIAWSSGGTIGYKGSKKGTPYAAQLAAADAVKKAQSVGMNTVDVIVRGTGSGREQAIRAIQASGIDVKSIMDDTPVPHNGCRPAKKHRA